A single Bos mutus isolate GX-2022 chromosome 16, NWIPB_WYAK_1.1, whole genome shotgun sequence DNA region contains:
- the RER1 gene encoding protein RER1 codes for MSEGDSVGDSVHGKPSVVYRFFTRLGQIYQSWLDKSTPHTAVRWVVTLGLSFIYMIRVYLLQGWYIVTYALGIYHLNLFIAFLSPKVDPSLMEDSDDGPSLPTKQNEEFRPFIRRLPEFKFWHAATKGILVAMVCTFFEAFNVPVFWPILVMYFIMLFCITMKRQIKHMIKYRYIPFTHGKRTYKGKEDAGKTFAS; via the exons ATGTCTGAAGGTGACAGTGTGGgagattctgtccatgggaagccGTCTGTGGTCTACAGATTTTTCACACGACTTGGACAG ATCTACCAGTCCTGGCTGGACAAGTCTACGCCACACACGGCCGTGAGATGGGTGGTGACGCTGGGCCTGAGCTTCATCTACATGATCCGCGTTTACCTGCTGCAG GGTTGGTACATCGTGACCTATGCCTTGGGAATCTACCACCTGAATCtgttcatagctttcctttctccaaaaGTGGACCCTTCGTTAATGGAAGATTCAG ACGACGGCCCCTCATTACCCACCAAACAGAACGAGGAGTTCCGacccttcatcaggaggctcccAGAGTTTAAGTTCTG GCACGCGGCGACCAAGGGCATCTTGGTGGCCATGGTGTGCACCTTCTTTGAGGCCTTCAACGTCCCGGTGTTCTGGCCCATCCTGGTGATGTACTTCATCATGCTGTTCTGTATCACCATGAAGAGGCAGATAAAG CACATGATCAAGTACCGGTACATCCCATTCACGCACGGCAAGAGGACATACAAGGGCAAAGAGGACGCGGGCAAGACATTCGCCAGCTAG
- the PEX10 gene encoding peroxisome biogenesis factor 10 isoform X1: MASAVASPPEVVRAAQKDDYYRGGLRSAAGGALHNLAGAKKWLEWRREVELVSDLAYFGLTTLAGYQTLGEEYVSVVQVGPSQRHVPSRLRRGILVALHTVLPYLLDKALLHLEHELQATGDGAWPLRGSLAPSSQSGMRRWVHRCTAGLTEQQQGVLLRAVSALKQGLGCLQRLHVAWFYIHGAFYHLAKRFTGITYEPYRGKSSFQKPTVHAVLGGTQAFDGHTLRPPVLLGVYNPLERHQDGVSPLQGEVPPPEAGLPAALPLTPCWKSSLILVDFTCTDIKKVSRLLSRVIPCQLPGGWAPDLDLDLANAGLQGRLGGDLLGGQSTLRTPLPSPNQSLIGRGLTDLEPSTSSLLSQHDNPAAQKTHRLHPCH; encoded by the exons ATGGCTTCCGCGGTCGCCAGCCCGCCGGAGGTGGTCCGCGCGGCGCAGAAGGACGACTACTACCGCGGCGGGCTGCGGAGCGCGGCGGGCGGCGCCTTACACAACCTAGCAG GTGCGAAGAAGTGGCTGGAGTGGAGGAGAGAAGTAGAGCTGGTGTCGGATCTCGCCTACTTCGGCCTCACCACACTAGCAG GCTACCAGACCCTTGGGGAGGAATACGTCAGCGTCGTGCAGGTGGGCCCATCACAGCGCCACGTGCCCTCAAGGCTGCGACGCGGGATCCTGGTGGCGCTGCACACCGTCCTGCCCTACCTGCTGGATAAGGCCCTGCTCCACCTGGAGCACGAGCTGCAGGCCACCGGCGATGGCGCCTGGCCCTTGCGGGGCAGCCTGGCCCCCAGCAGCCAGTCAGGGATGAGGCGCTGGGTGCACCGGTGCACGGCCGGCCTGACGGAACAGCAGCAGGGGGTGCTCCTGCGCGCCGTGTCAGCGCTCAAGCAGGGCCTCGGGTGCCTCCAACGTCTCCACGTGGCCTGGTTCTACATCCATGGTGCCTTCTACCACCTGGCCAAGAGGTTCACAGGCATCACCTAC GAACCATACAGAGGAAAGAGCAGTTTCCAGAAACCCACTGTGCACGCTGTGCTTGGAGGAACGCAGGCATTCGACGGCCACACCCTGCGGCCACCTGTTCTGCTGGGAGTGTATAACCCACTGGAGCGACACCAAG ACGGAGTGTCCCCTCTGCAGGGAGAAGTTCCTCCCCCAGAAGCTGGTCTACCTGCGGCACTACCGCTGACCCCTTGCTGGAAGAGCAGTCTTATTCTTGTCGACTTCACCTGCACAGACATCAAGAAAGTCTCAAGACTTTTGTCACGTGTGATACCGTGCCAGCTGCCAGGAGGATGGGCGCCGGACCTGGACTTGGACCTGGCTAATGCAGGCCTGCAGGGCAGGCTGGGTGGGGACCTGCTGGGCGGCCAGTCCACCCTCAGAACGCCCCTCCCTTCCCCAAACCAGTCACTCATAGGGCGGGGCCTGACTGACCTGGAGCCCAGCACCAGCAGTTTGCTTTCCCAGCATGATAATCCTGCAGCCCAGAAGACCCACAGACTTCACCCTTGTCACTGA
- the PEX10 gene encoding peroxisome biogenesis factor 10 isoform X2: MASAVASPPEVVRAAQKDDYYRGGLRSAAGGALHNLAGAKKWLEWRREVELVSDLAYFGLTTLAGYQTLGEEYVSVVQVGPSQRHVPSRLRRGILVALHTVLPYLLDKALLHLEHELQATGDGAWPLRGSLAPSSQSGMRRWVHRCTAGLTEQQQGVLLRAVSALKQGLGCLQRLHVAWFYIHGAFYHLAKRFTGITYLRVRRPLAEDPRVRASYQLLGLVSLLHLALAAGLQLYGFQQRQRARREWRLQRGLSHRRNHTEERAVSRNPLCTLCLEERRHSTATPCGHLFCWECITHWSDTKTECPLCREKFLPQKLVYLRHYR, from the exons ATGGCTTCCGCGGTCGCCAGCCCGCCGGAGGTGGTCCGCGCGGCGCAGAAGGACGACTACTACCGCGGCGGGCTGCGGAGCGCGGCGGGCGGCGCCTTACACAACCTAGCAG GTGCGAAGAAGTGGCTGGAGTGGAGGAGAGAAGTAGAGCTGGTGTCGGATCTCGCCTACTTCGGCCTCACCACACTAGCAG GCTACCAGACCCTTGGGGAGGAATACGTCAGCGTCGTGCAGGTGGGCCCATCACAGCGCCACGTGCCCTCAAGGCTGCGACGCGGGATCCTGGTGGCGCTGCACACCGTCCTGCCCTACCTGCTGGATAAGGCCCTGCTCCACCTGGAGCACGAGCTGCAGGCCACCGGCGATGGCGCCTGGCCCTTGCGGGGCAGCCTGGCCCCCAGCAGCCAGTCAGGGATGAGGCGCTGGGTGCACCGGTGCACGGCCGGCCTGACGGAACAGCAGCAGGGGGTGCTCCTGCGCGCCGTGTCAGCGCTCAAGCAGGGCCTCGGGTGCCTCCAACGTCTCCACGTGGCCTGGTTCTACATCCATGGTGCCTTCTACCACCTGGCCAAGAGGTTCACAGGCATCACCTAC CTCCGTGTCCGCCGCCCGCTTGCCGAGGACCCTCGGGTTCGCGCCAGCTACCAGCTGCTGGGGCTGGTGTCCCTGCTGCACCTGGCGCTGGCCGCAGGCCTGCAGCTCTACGGCTTCCAGCAGAGGCAGCGTGCCCGGAGGGAGTGGAGGCTGCAGCGCGGCCTGTCCCACCGCAG GAACCATACAGAGGAAAGAGCAGTTTCCAGAAACCCACTGTGCACGCTGTGCTTGGAGGAACGCAGGCATTCGACGGCCACACCCTGCGGCCACCTGTTCTGCTGGGAGTGTATAACCCACTGGAGCGACACCAAG ACGGAGTGTCCCCTCTGCAGGGAGAAGTTCCTCCCCCAGAAGCTGGTCTACCTGCGGCACTACCGCTGA